A genome region from Pleurocapsa minor HA4230-MV1 includes the following:
- a CDS encoding ParA family protein, whose product MGTAREIVTITGYKGGVAKSTTAIHIADFLSDYGPTLIVDCDPNRTALSRYKNNLEIIKDSPKVKKLPFTVVPEKAAAMHVSDYKYIVFDTPARPDSDDLKELAEGTNLLILPTQPNSDSFEPMMKTAHDIGNAPYKFLISIVPPHPSTTGKNMRQDLIDAGLPVFEQMIRRSTGFQHAGDLSTTVRYMTGQKPLWQDYKAVGKEIISFLEKNK is encoded by the coding sequence ATGGGAACTGCTAGAGAAATTGTCACTATTACTGGGTATAAAGGAGGCGTAGCTAAAAGTACAACTGCTATTCATATAGCTGACTTTTTGAGTGACTACGGCCCGACATTAATCGTTGATTGCGATCCAAATCGCACAGCCCTATCTCGATATAAAAACAATCTGGAAATAATTAAGGATTCACCTAAAGTCAAAAAACTGCCTTTTACTGTAGTACCTGAAAAAGCAGCGGCTATGCATGTATCCGACTACAAATACATAGTTTTTGACACTCCAGCAAGACCCGATAGCGATGATCTAAAAGAATTGGCAGAAGGAACTAATCTATTAATTTTACCTACTCAGCCCAATAGCGATAGTTTTGAACCAATGATGAAAACAGCTCATGACATTGGCAACGCTCCTTACAAGTTTTTGATTTCTATTGTGCCGCCCCATCCCAGTACGACGGGAAAAAATATGCGACAAGATTTAATTGATGCAGGATTACCCGTGTTTGAACAGATGATTCGTCGTTCAACTGGATTCCAACATGCAGGAGATTTGTCTACTACTGTTCGATATATGACAGGACAGAAACCACTGTGGCAAGACTACAAAGCAGTAGGTAAGGAAATTATCAGTTTTTTGGAGAAAAACAAATGA
- a CDS encoding Uma2 family endonuclease produces the protein MTAINVSAFTERISDRELEKLCADNPETKFETTPQGKLIVMSPTGSESGKMNGDLFFQVELWNRQYKLGVTFDSSTGFKLSNGATRSPDVSWVENVKWNSLSKQQQRKFAPIEPNFVIELMSPTDDLFELQQKMVEYMNCGVRLGWLINPDNKVVEIYRQERNKEVLDNPASLSGENVLPNLTVSLGEIF, from the coding sequence ATGACTGCTATTAATGTTTCTGCTTTTACAGAGAGAATAAGCGATCGCGAATTGGAAAAGCTGTGCGCGGACAATCCCGAAACCAAATTTGAAACTACTCCTCAAGGAAAATTAATCGTTATGTCACCGACTGGAAGTGAGAGTGGAAAAATGAATGGGGATTTATTCTTCCAAGTCGAATTATGGAATCGCCAATATAAATTAGGAGTTACTTTTGACTCTTCTACTGGATTCAAACTCTCCAATGGTGCAACCCGTTCTCCCGATGTTAGTTGGGTAGAAAATGTCAAATGGAATAGTCTAAGCAAGCAGCAGCAAAGGAAGTTTGCGCCTATAGAACCCAATTTCGTAATCGAGTTAATGTCTCCTACCGATGATTTATTCGAGTTACAGCAAAAGATGGTCGAATACATGAACTGTGGCGTAAGACTAGGTTGGTTGATTAATCCCGATAATAAAGTGGTAGAAATCTATCGTCAGGAAAGAAACAAAGAAGTTTTAGATAACCCCGCCAGCTTGTCTGGAGAAAATGTACTGCCCAACCTAACTGTCAGTCTAGGTGAGATATTTTAA
- a CDS encoding type IV secretion system DNA-binding domain-containing protein has product MTNYLPKLVAQANTQAQIPVANTSPAQQSLWSTELFQLSVMGGILGFFLILASLNQKQPQLTSARMANRWDKLNATNLAFKHLKVTASGKCNPSAAWCGTPQYQYKFLGSKWASRVQTILHNTMPTTWIPDVGRGVLVLGAPGSGKTFSFIDRVLESLYAQSVSVLLYDKKGDQMKLHMSLASRYGYTVDVFAPGGVGVEHEEDPNHPEGQYTCVINPLDFMKDARDATTAGELAKIFIDSQGGGDGKKDFFSQSGGMLAKGLMQLAKSSKYQDLPMVYAITQLPNLVKRLDWAVQRNDQQKLDPWIAATLSNFLSSKESEKTAASIKTTAEITFSGFIQNDLLPCMIGKSTIDLHLKPKQLLVMKLDDRRRSVIAPLIIMCMHLSIVENLSQKRKNPFCYCIDEAPSLGVFAKLAEFINEYRSNGGIPIIGAQSLNQFFELYGDKRGKALVSGLYTHVLFGPNDSATAEEYSKKFGNKTEITTSVSRSSSATGGSTSVNKQIHQVPLISVDQIERFPQGKAIIANPGYGDKDDTRRPLMGRIGIPEEDIKRELNAQTVIWKEKIRPALAQRMAALKEKQQQKYIDLSQLNNKEKQDWTTEQLQLRLAHAEELLPMPPENQK; this is encoded by the coding sequence ATGACTAACTACTTACCAAAACTAGTCGCCCAGGCTAATACACAAGCCCAAATTCCAGTTGCGAATACATCCCCAGCCCAACAATCGCTATGGTCAACAGAACTATTTCAACTCTCAGTTATGGGAGGGATTTTAGGTTTTTTCCTAATTTTGGCTTCGCTCAATCAAAAACAACCCCAACTCACCTCGGCTCGAATGGCTAATCGTTGGGATAAGCTCAACGCTACAAATTTAGCCTTCAAACACCTGAAGGTCACGGCTAGCGGTAAGTGTAATCCAAGTGCTGCTTGGTGTGGGACACCTCAATACCAATACAAATTTTTAGGATCTAAATGGGCATCTAGAGTACAGACTATTTTGCACAATACTATGCCAACCACCTGGATACCCGATGTGGGTAGGGGAGTACTGGTTTTAGGCGCGCCTGGTTCTGGTAAAACTTTTTCCTTTATCGATCGCGTGCTTGAATCTCTGTATGCCCAGTCAGTGAGTGTCCTGCTTTACGATAAAAAAGGCGACCAGATGAAGCTGCATATGTCTTTGGCTTCTCGTTATGGCTATACCGTAGATGTCTTTGCCCCTGGAGGAGTAGGAGTTGAACACGAGGAAGATCCAAATCATCCAGAAGGTCAATACACTTGCGTAATCAATCCTCTCGACTTCATGAAAGATGCCAGAGATGCTACCACAGCAGGAGAACTAGCTAAAATCTTTATCGACTCTCAGGGTGGCGGGGACGGCAAAAAAGACTTTTTCTCCCAATCAGGGGGAATGCTCGCTAAAGGGTTGATGCAGCTGGCTAAATCGAGTAAGTATCAAGACTTGCCGATGGTCTACGCTATCACCCAACTACCTAACTTGGTCAAACGCCTTGATTGGGCAGTGCAGCGTAATGATCAGCAGAAGCTCGACCCTTGGATTGCCGCGACTCTTTCTAACTTCCTTTCCTCTAAAGAATCAGAAAAGACCGCAGCTTCGATTAAAACCACAGCAGAAATTACTTTCTCAGGCTTTATTCAAAATGACCTTTTGCCCTGCATGATTGGTAAAAGTACCATCGATCTTCACCTCAAGCCCAAGCAATTACTAGTTATGAAGCTAGATGACCGCAGGCGCAGCGTAATCGCACCTTTGATTATCATGTGTATGCACCTTTCTATTGTCGAAAACCTCAGCCAGAAGCGGAAAAATCCTTTTTGTTACTGTATTGATGAAGCTCCCAGCTTAGGAGTATTTGCTAAACTAGCTGAATTTATTAACGAGTATCGCTCTAATGGTGGTATTCCCATAATTGGAGCGCAAAGCTTGAATCAATTCTTTGAACTATATGGAGACAAACGAGGTAAAGCCCTAGTATCTGGCTTGTACACCCATGTCCTATTCGGTCCTAATGATTCGGCTACCGCAGAAGAATATTCTAAAAAGTTTGGCAACAAAACTGAAATCACGACCTCAGTTTCCCGTTCCTCCTCTGCTACTGGTGGTTCAACTTCCGTAAATAAACAAATTCACCAAGTTCCCTTGATTAGCGTAGATCAGATTGAGAGATTTCCCCAAGGTAAAGCCATTATTGCCAACCCAGGCTATGGAGATAAAGACGATACTAGAAGACCATTGATGGGTAGAATTGGTATTCCCGAAGAGGATATTAAGCGAGAACTTAACGCCCAAACGGTAATTTGGAAAGAGAAAATTCGCCCTGCCTTAGCCCAAAGAATGGCGGCACTCAAAGAGAAACAACAGCAAAAATATATCGATCTCAGCCAATTAAACAACAAGGAGAAGCAGGACTGGACAACGGAGCAATTGCAGTTAAGACTGGCTCATGCTGAAGAATTACTGCCCATGCCTCCAGAGAATCAAAAGTAA
- a CDS encoding ribbon-helix-helix domain-containing protein, with protein sequence MENTDQKKDYLFQGKGLGVTHKQTPVSVKLPPEIDAIVRSLPNRSEYIRKAIAEKLEKDGLISV encoded by the coding sequence ATGGAAAACACAGACCAGAAAAAAGATTATTTATTCCAGGGGAAAGGATTAGGGGTAACCCATAAGCAAACGCCAGTCAGCGTCAAACTTCCTCCTGAAATTGATGCTATTGTTCGTTCTTTACCGAATCGCAGTGAATATATTAGAAAAGCGATCGCTGAGAAGCTAGAAAAAGATGGACTTATTTCTGTGTAA
- a CDS encoding nucleotidyltransferase domain-containing protein yields MNKEQLKTYRSQILTLAERYYAPNIRVFGSTVREDNTHESDVDFLIDVSPEQSLLDLIAFTRGLKELLGCEVDVAQSTVLHSVIRDEVLREAISLDSL; encoded by the coding sequence ATGAATAAAGAACAATTAAAAACCTATCGTTCTCAAATTCTCACTCTTGCTGAACGTTACTATGCTCCCAATATCAGGGTGTTTGGTTCTACGGTAAGGGAAGATAATACACATGAAAGCGATGTGGATTTTCTGATTGATGTCTCGCCAGAACAATCACTCCTTGATTTAATTGCCTTTACCCGTGGGCTAAAAGAGCTTCTTGGTTGTGAAGTTGACGTTGCTCAAAGCACTGTACTTCATTCGGTAATACGAGATGAAGTGTTGCGTGAGGCTATCTCTTTAGACAGCTTGTAA
- a CDS encoding DUF4160 domain-containing protein: MPEVLRVDGYIVKIWFNDHPPNHVHVFKDNGECVIELNNQGGVPVLLKFQGMNRKEVSKALKIVNQYQSKLLQKWQSIHGDLE; encoded by the coding sequence ATGCCTGAAGTTTTAAGAGTAGACGGATATATCGTAAAGATCTGGTTTAACGATCATCCACCAAATCACGTACACGTTTTTAAAGATAACGGAGAATGTGTAATCGAATTGAACAATCAAGGTGGTGTCCCCGTTCTTCTCAAATTTCAAGGTATGAATCGAAAAGAAGTTTCTAAAGCTTTGAAAATAGTTAACCAATATCAGTCAAAATTACTGCAAAAGTGGCAGTCTATTCATGGAGATTTAGAATGA
- a CDS encoding DUF2442 domain-containing protein produces MMTTPITQQEIDKQIDAAMAHSAEHSISEPSACEVHYNKQSRKIIIHFDNDCTFECPVSLLQGVCNLTDDEIAQVELTPAGWGITWSNADLDFGVNELVQGVFGTKAWMKEIAAKGGRSKSEKKQAASRINGKKGGRPSKLKKLIN; encoded by the coding sequence ATGATGACAACACCAATTACACAGCAGGAAATTGACAAGCAGATAGATGCTGCAATGGCTCATTCGGCAGAGCATAGTATATCTGAACCCTCTGCTTGTGAAGTACATTATAATAAGCAGTCAAGAAAAATCATCATTCATTTTGATAATGACTGTACATTTGAATGCCCAGTTTCCTTGCTTCAAGGAGTATGCAACCTGACAGACGATGAGATAGCCCAGGTTGAGCTTACACCCGCAGGATGGGGTATAACGTGGTCAAATGCCGATCTTGACTTTGGGGTAAATGAGTTAGTACAAGGAGTATTTGGTACAAAAGCTTGGATGAAAGAAATTGCAGCAAAAGGTGGTCGTTCCAAATCAGAAAAAAAACAAGCTGCTTCAAGGATTAATGGAAAAAAAGGTGGCAGGCCAAGTAAGCTTAAAAAACTAATAAACTGA
- a CDS encoding AAA family ATPase gives MLEQFDFNQSSPITTIQLYPSDYELALKQLLVIYGDRHSDKPVFYWNNGYRNLVKLSLETHHLRYSSTTSPETCDNPLLLIQEKKLSAGLYIFDNLLDFDLLSLEDKSIRESQIYNCANRLVHQPEISIILLGEWIQLSPKLRLKLNQIQLGLPNSQEIAQTLEAEIKQKPPVKLISACQGLSWGDIYYELAQSTYQTESIIPIPLEPLAEKFLSLKEKILNNSQLKLEYFSKIEIPRIGGNDLLNKFLFEKLIKLNEPNANRYGLKPPKAMLFLGPPGTGKSLTAKMTAKALGYTLMGMSFGDILGSDNPDRIVSLLLELAQSMGKVILFLDDWDKGLGNWESGGAARRIVQKFLTWMQEHTSSVITIATVNRIELLPAELVRRFDDGGIWMLDLPNRGAIYDIFNIYLAKCFPNQFSSSNPESVSDTPWDMEQWNELIDESTECTPVEIADVVQTCLVDWYCALDEVDRASLSSIPTIDFEYLLTKVMQINKASVRASESIQAMRNNAWFAKPASSPDSSPFKLPDEVLLGGG, from the coding sequence ATGTTGGAACAGTTTGATTTTAACCAAAGTTCGCCGATTACAACTATTCAGCTTTATCCAAGTGACTATGAACTAGCCTTAAAGCAACTGCTTGTTATTTATGGCGATCGCCATAGTGATAAACCAGTTTTTTATTGGAATAATGGTTATCGCAACCTAGTTAAGTTAAGTCTAGAAACCCATCACCTCAGATATAGTTCAACTACTAGCCCTGAAACTTGTGACAATCCTTTGCTATTAATTCAAGAAAAGAAGCTGTCAGCAGGATTGTACATTTTTGATAATCTTTTAGACTTCGATCTCCTCTCTCTCGAAGATAAGTCTATTCGAGAATCACAAATTTATAACTGTGCCAATCGTCTAGTACACCAGCCTGAAATTAGCATCATTTTATTAGGGGAATGGATACAGCTTAGTCCCAAGCTTCGTCTTAAGCTCAATCAAATCCAATTAGGTTTACCCAATAGTCAAGAAATCGCCCAAACATTAGAAGCAGAAATAAAACAAAAACCACCAGTAAAGCTTATCTCTGCCTGTCAAGGGCTATCTTGGGGCGATATCTACTACGAGTTAGCTCAATCTACGTATCAAACAGAATCAATTATTCCCATACCCTTAGAACCATTGGCAGAGAAGTTTTTAAGTCTTAAAGAAAAAATTCTCAACAATAGCCAACTCAAGCTAGAGTACTTTAGCAAGATAGAAATTCCTCGTATTGGCGGAAACGATTTGCTCAACAAGTTTCTATTTGAGAAATTAATCAAACTAAACGAACCAAATGCCAATCGATATGGACTTAAGCCTCCCAAAGCCATGTTGTTTTTGGGACCACCAGGAACGGGTAAAAGTTTGACTGCCAAGATGACCGCCAAAGCCCTTGGTTATACCCTTATGGGTATGAGTTTTGGTGACATTCTTGGTTCAGACAACCCCGATCGCATCGTCTCTTTACTCCTTGAACTAGCCCAGAGTATGGGTAAGGTGATCCTCTTCCTCGATGACTGGGATAAAGGTTTGGGTAATTGGGAATCGGGTGGTGCAGCCCGCCGTATTGTGCAAAAATTCCTTACCTGGATGCAGGAACACACCTCATCCGTAATCACCATCGCCACCGTTAATCGCATCGAACTATTACCCGCCGAGCTAGTCCGTCGTTTTGATGACGGAGGAATTTGGATGCTTGACCTGCCCAATCGAGGTGCAATCTATGACATCTTTAACATTTATTTAGCCAAATGTTTTCCCAATCAATTCTCAAGTTCTAATCCCGAATCAGTTAGCGATACCCCTTGGGATATGGAGCAATGGAATGAATTAATCGACGAATCTACTGAATGTACCCCCGTTGAAATAGCGGACGTGGTTCAAACCTGTCTGGTGGACTGGTATTGCGCCTTAGACGAAGTGGATAGAGCAAGTTTATCGTCAATTCCCACGATCGACTTTGAGTATTTATTAACCAAAGTCATGCAGATTAACAAAGCTTCAGTACGGGCATCCGAGTCAATTCAGGCAATGCGGAATAATGCTTGGTTTGCCAAACCTGCTTCTAGTCCAGATTCGAGTCCCTTTAAGCTACCAGATGAAGTCCTACTCGGTGGAGGTTAA
- a CDS encoding siphovirus Gp157 family protein, which yields MSYGKRVDRFINYIQFLNQINYLDSEIARLQTLKKSRTNLAKRLIAMVLFRLEISGVKKVETDTHKISVVAKGGKQPIEIDYDEVHDLDLIPEEFIETKVVKKVNKEAIANYLKANNSLSWARLVERGNRLSIK from the coding sequence ATCAGTTACGGTAAAAGAGTTGACCGCTTTATCAACTACATTCAATTTCTCAATCAGATAAATTATTTGGACTCGGAAATCGCTAGACTACAAACCCTCAAAAAATCGAGAACCAACTTGGCAAAAAGACTAATCGCGATGGTTCTGTTCCGACTAGAAATAAGTGGAGTCAAGAAAGTAGAGACTGACACCCATAAAATAAGCGTTGTGGCTAAAGGAGGTAAACAGCCGATTGAAATTGACTATGACGAAGTTCACGATCTCGATCTGATTCCTGAAGAGTTTATAGAAACTAAAGTTGTCAAGAAGGTGAATAAAGAAGCGATCGCCAATTATTTAAAGGCAAATAATTCCTTGTCGTGGGCAAGGTTAGTAGAGCGAGGTAATAGGCTGAGTATTAAGTGA
- a CDS encoding iron uptake porin, with amino-acid sequence MSQNRKFLSYICLSILTIGDIPAVNAQTLVRPNLATSSNNFNAAEILPIRFAIIASETSYPSVSKLKDVSSSDWAYQAIQLLIERYGIITGYPDATFKGTRPMTRYEFAAALNKVLQQVEKLIIQEKISVSSNDLATLKRLRREFETELATVKSRVNELENRTNFLEANQFSTTTKLNTRVILAATGGGFEGDRIIDVTSEEITTEDPNATLIYRTTLALNTSFDGTDSLVTWLEIGSNGIDDNTGGLLEPTFGSVLDYSAKPPVEEFGISRLYYTFSPSDKLNLTFGSTLALTDYIDTNSYINPSFLNFSTLALVQNYLLFPVQGLGTGAAVEWNPVKSIKVKAAYVAASAKEPNSDDSSFTPGIFPIGYILYPDGESEGGLFGDPYQGAVELEFTPVETFTMRFQYTAGDILGERFDVFGANFELDISERIAVFGRYGYGSYNNTDFGNINPSYWMAGIAFPDLFMLGAISGIAIGQPFIAGELGNATQTNIEAFYNLPITDHIRITPLVQAVTNSANQDNNGTIFSGTLRTVFSF; translated from the coding sequence ATGTCTCAAAATAGAAAATTTTTAAGCTACATTTGTCTATCAATTTTAACTATCGGTGACATACCTGCTGTGAATGCTCAAACATTAGTAAGACCTAATTTAGCAACATCGAGCAATAATTTTAATGCTGCGGAAATTTTACCTATTCGATTTGCCATTATCGCCTCTGAAACTTCATATCCTTCGGTATCCAAACTAAAAGATGTTAGTTCTTCAGACTGGGCATATCAAGCAATTCAGCTTTTGATTGAACGTTATGGAATAATAACAGGCTACCCAGACGCTACCTTTAAAGGCACTCGCCCAATGACTCGTTATGAATTTGCAGCTGCATTAAATAAGGTGCTTCAGCAAGTTGAAAAATTAATAATACAAGAGAAAATATCAGTATCTAGTAATGATTTAGCAACCCTAAAAAGATTAAGACGGGAATTTGAAACCGAGTTGGCTACTGTTAAAAGCCGTGTTAATGAGTTAGAAAATCGGACGAATTTTTTAGAAGCCAATCAGTTCTCTACAACTACCAAACTAAACACCAGAGTTATCTTAGCAGCAACAGGAGGAGGATTTGAAGGCGATCGCATTATTGACGTAACTAGTGAAGAGATTACCACTGAAGACCCTAACGCAACCTTAATTTATCGAACTACTTTGGCTCTCAATACCAGTTTTGACGGTACTGATTCATTGGTAACTTGGCTAGAAATTGGTAGTAATGGAATTGATGATAATACAGGAGGATTATTAGAGCCTACATTTGGCAGTGTTTTAGATTACTCGGCAAAACCACCAGTAGAAGAGTTTGGCATTTCTCGTCTTTACTATACTTTTTCTCCGTCTGATAAGCTCAATTTAACCTTTGGTTCGACTCTTGCCCTAACTGATTACATAGATACCAATAGTTATATAAATCCTAGCTTTTTAAACTTTTCTACCTTGGCATTAGTGCAAAATTACCTTCTTTTCCCCGTTCAAGGTTTGGGTACGGGGGCTGCGGTTGAGTGGAATCCAGTTAAAAGTATTAAAGTAAAAGCTGCCTATGTAGCTGCATCAGCGAAAGAACCTAATTCAGATGATTCGTCTTTCACTCCAGGTATTTTTCCTATCGGGTATATTCTTTATCCTGATGGAGAGAGCGAGGGGGGATTATTTGGCGATCCCTATCAAGGTGCAGTTGAATTAGAATTTACTCCAGTGGAAACTTTTACTATGCGTTTTCAGTATACTGCTGGGGATATATTAGGCGAACGGTTTGATGTTTTTGGAGCAAACTTTGAGCTAGATATTTCAGAGCGAATTGCTGTATTTGGACGCTACGGTTACGGCAGCTATAACAACACAGACTTTGGAAATATCAACCCTAGTTACTGGATGGCGGGAATCGCCTTTCCCGATTTATTTATGCTTGGTGCAATCAGCGGTATTGCCATCGGTCAGCCTTTTATTGCTGGGGAACTTGGTAACGCCACTCAGACTAATATAGAAGCATTTTACAACTTGCCAATTACTGATCATATCCGCATCACGCCCCTAGTACAGGCAGTTACTAATTCAGCTAATCAGGACAACAACGGCACAATTTTTTCTGGTACTCTGCGGACGGTTTTTTCTTTTTAG
- a CDS encoding FMN-dependent NADH-azoreductase: protein MKHILHLDSSPRGDRSLSRALTSEFNLTWQQTYPEDKIIYRDLGHNPIPFIDESWIAAAFCPAEQLTPELKTTIEISNELIDEFLAAKVCVFGIPMYNYTIPANFKAYIDQIVRVGRTFALTSNGYEGLVKDQKKILVITTRGGSYVNHPLDFQEPYLQAIFEFIGITDLTFIHAENLAMGDEARQQSLAKARQTIQQFIATFAL, encoded by the coding sequence GTGAAACATATTCTCCATCTTGATTCCAGTCCTAGAGGCGATCGCTCTTTGTCTCGCGCCTTAACCAGTGAATTTAATCTTACCTGGCAACAAACTTATCCTGAAGACAAAATTATTTATCGCGATTTAGGACACAATCCCATTCCCTTTATTGATGAATCGTGGATTGCAGCAGCTTTTTGTCCTGCCGAACAGCTAACACCAGAATTGAAGACAACAATAGAGATTTCTAACGAATTGATTGATGAATTTTTGGCTGCAAAAGTCTGTGTGTTTGGTATCCCGATGTATAACTACACTATTCCTGCTAACTTCAAAGCCTACATCGATCAGATTGTCAGGGTAGGACGCACCTTTGCCTTAACATCTAATGGTTATGAAGGTTTAGTCAAAGACCAGAAAAAAATCTTAGTTATTACAACTAGAGGCGGTAGTTACGTTAATCATCCTCTTGATTTTCAAGAACCATACTTACAGGCTATTTTTGAATTTATCGGCATTACAGATCTTACTTTTATACATGCCGAGAATCTAGCGATGGGAGATGAAGCCCGTCAGCAGTCTCTAGCGAAAGCCCGTCAGACGATACAGCAATTTATTGCAACATTCGCGCTCTAG
- a CDS encoding MFS transporter: MKRSALIVSAAIFLIAHSANLQVPLYGTYAQLAGYGSGVSTVAFATYIAGLLPTLILLGGISDRLGRKKTILASLLLATLATFLVVPYPNIYALFVTRVLQGIAIGLITGTGTAYLSALMPQKSTSVAAIVSLTTALGFSSGALFTDTVLLYQDSLVPISYWLIFCLLLGCIGVSIKLPEQPTSQDKLIRLPSFPKGTISAGIAIALAWSLAGIVGIILPEQLKQYGLTNWSGAMLFIFVISGVLIQSFARKLEAKRSLQLGSILLVIGYLTFTCGAWLNVLALVIAGVAIAGTACYGFTYLGGLAQVVKISGSQSARVTSGYFVCAYLGYGLPVILIGFLAENLGTIDTLFSFGAILTISNILLILNYQRETYSPS, from the coding sequence ATGAAAAGATCCGCATTAATTGTCAGCGCAGCGATTTTTCTAATAGCCCATTCCGCTAATTTACAAGTTCCTCTCTATGGAACTTATGCCCAATTGGCAGGCTATGGCAGTGGAGTTTCCACCGTTGCTTTTGCTACCTATATCGCAGGTTTATTACCAACTTTAATTCTACTCGGAGGAATCAGCGATCGCCTGGGACGTAAAAAGACAATCTTAGCAAGTTTGCTCTTAGCTACCTTAGCGACGTTTTTAGTAGTCCCTTATCCCAATATTTACGCCTTGTTTGTCACTCGTGTCTTACAAGGGATCGCGATTGGTTTAATTACGGGAACAGGAACGGCATATTTATCGGCTTTGATGCCCCAAAAATCTACTTCGGTTGCAGCGATAGTCAGTTTAACAACTGCTTTAGGTTTTTCTAGTGGTGCTTTGTTTACTGATACCGTTCTATTGTATCAAGACTCTTTAGTTCCAATTAGTTACTGGTTGATCTTTTGCTTACTTTTAGGCTGTATTGGTGTGAGTATTAAACTACCAGAACAACCTACTTCTCAAGATAAATTAATTCGCTTACCCAGCTTTCCCAAAGGTACAATCTCTGCGGGAATAGCGATCGCTCTAGCTTGGTCTTTAGCAGGAATTGTCGGCATCATTCTTCCAGAACAGTTAAAACAATACGGTCTGACTAATTGGTCGGGTGCAATGTTGTTTATTTTCGTGATTTCTGGTGTCTTAATTCAATCCTTCGCTCGTAAGTTAGAAGCAAAAAGATCGCTACAACTAGGCTCTATTTTGCTCGTTATTGGCTATCTTACCTTTACCTGCGGGGCTTGGCTCAATGTTTTGGCTTTAGTGATAGCAGGAGTGGCGATCGCTGGAACGGCTTGCTACGGATTCACATACTTGGGTGGATTAGCTCAAGTAGTAAAAATTAGCGGTTCACAATCAGCTAGGGTGACATCGGGTTATTTTGTCTGCGCTTATCTTGGCTATGGTTTACCCGTAATTTTAATTGGCTTTCTAGCTGAAAATTTGGGTACGATCGATACCTTATTTAGTTTTGGGGCAATTTTAACCATTAGCAATATTTTACTGATTCTTAATTATCAACGTGAAACATATTCTCCATCTTGA